A portion of the Candidatus Eisenbacteria bacterium genome contains these proteins:
- a CDS encoding alpha/beta hydrolase, protein MWLIRAAELPPFIAVAIPNSPRRSWEYTPVPDGTREGGGAAAFGRFVIERVKPEIDREYRSLPDSAHTGIVGSSLGGIVSLYLGIEHPETFGMVGCVSPAAWWGGPELVRRTAARARPGLRVWIDIGTREGGPAGWELTRRDAEAVYLALLARDCRENVDACFLVDEGALHDERAWAARVPALLQFLLASQPPASQ, encoded by the coding sequence GTGTGGTTGATCCGGGCCGCAGAGCTGCCACCGTTCATCGCGGTGGCGATTCCCAATTCGCCGCGCCGCTCGTGGGAATACACTCCGGTGCCGGACGGGACTCGCGAAGGGGGCGGAGCCGCTGCGTTCGGTCGCTTCGTCATCGAACGCGTCAAGCCGGAGATCGATCGCGAGTATCGGTCGCTGCCCGATTCGGCGCATACCGGAATCGTCGGATCGTCGCTGGGCGGTATCGTCTCGCTCTATCTGGGGATCGAGCACCCCGAGACCTTCGGCATGGTCGGCTGCGTTTCCCCTGCCGCCTGGTGGGGAGGGCCAGAGCTGGTGCGTCGCACCGCCGCGCGCGCACGCCCCGGGCTTCGTGTCTGGATCGACATCGGAACGCGCGAGGGCGGACCGGCCGGCTGGGAGCTGACCCGCCGTGACGCGGAGGCCGTGTACCTCGCGCTGCTCGCCCGCGACTGCCGCGAAAACGTCGATGCGTGTTTCCTCGTCGACGAAGGCGCGCTCCATGACGAGCGCGCATGGGCAGCGCGGGTCCCGGCGCTGCTCCAGTTCCTGCTCGCCAGCCAGCCGCCCGCCTCGCAGTAG
- the ugpC gene encoding sn-glycerol-3-phosphate ABC transporter ATP-binding protein UgpC, translated as MPSVSLRDVTKTYGRGTYAVDHVSFEIADGEFLVLVGPSGCGKSTLLRMIAGLEDISAGEIRIGERVVNEVEPKDRDVAMVFQNYALYPHMSVHDNMAFGLRRRKLPEPEVERRVKQSAELLGLTGYLQRRPRELSGGERQRVALGRAMVREPKVFLYDEPLSNLDAKLRVHMRAELKRIHARARTTTVYVTHDQVEAMTLGERIAVMRKGVLQQIADPFTLYNRPTNQFVAGFIGSPPINFVATRAAADGRSLEAEGIRFPLSAALAARVEPLNGREVTLGVRPENLVLSPTGDGISIPARVEVSEPLGNEVLVHWATSVGELISRVPGQVSPTPGSNATLHAGYEHLHLFDAASEASLAALEPARA; from the coding sequence ATGCCCAGCGTGTCCCTGCGTGACGTCACCAAGACCTACGGTCGCGGCACGTACGCCGTCGACCACGTGAGCTTCGAGATCGCGGACGGCGAGTTTCTGGTGCTCGTCGGCCCTTCCGGATGCGGCAAGTCCACGTTGCTGCGCATGATCGCTGGCCTCGAGGACATCAGCGCGGGCGAGATCCGCATTGGCGAGCGGGTGGTCAACGAAGTCGAGCCCAAGGACCGCGATGTGGCGATGGTGTTCCAGAACTACGCGCTCTACCCGCACATGTCCGTTCACGACAACATGGCGTTCGGACTGCGGCGTCGCAAGCTGCCGGAGCCCGAGGTGGAGCGACGGGTGAAGCAGTCCGCCGAACTGCTCGGCCTGACCGGCTACCTGCAACGCCGGCCGCGCGAGTTGTCGGGAGGCGAGCGACAGCGCGTCGCGCTGGGGCGCGCGATGGTGCGCGAGCCCAAGGTATTTCTCTACGACGAGCCGCTGTCGAACCTCGACGCCAAATTGCGCGTTCACATGCGCGCTGAACTCAAGCGCATCCACGCACGCGCACGCACCACCACGGTCTACGTCACGCACGACCAGGTCGAAGCCATGACGCTGGGCGAGCGGATCGCCGTGATGCGAAAGGGCGTGCTGCAGCAGATCGCGGATCCCTTCACGCTCTACAACCGTCCCACCAACCAGTTCGTCGCCGGTTTCATCGGCAGCCCGCCGATCAACTTCGTGGCGACCCGCGCGGCCGCCGATGGCCGCTCGCTCGAAGCGGAAGGGATTCGCTTCCCGCTATCGGCCGCACTCGCCGCCCGAGTCGAGCCGCTCAATGGCCGTGAAGTGACACTCGGCGTCCGCCCCGAGAACCTCGTGTTGAGCCCGACCGGCGACGGCATCAGCATTCCCGCCCGCGTCGAGGTGAGCGAGCCGCTCGGCAACGAAGTGCTCGTCCACTGGGCGACCTCGGTGGGAGAGCTGATCTCTCGCGTCCCGGGGCAGGTCTCGCCGACGCCGGGATCGAACGCGACGCTCCACGCCGGATACGAGCACCTGCATCTGTTCGATGCCGCGAGCGAGGCGTCGCTCGCGGCCCTCGAGCCGGCGCGCGCCTAG